In a single window of the Nitrospinota bacterium genome:
- a CDS encoding inverse autotransporter beta domain-containing protein: MQDHTEPLKKACYFLKVCLGSSLYLFLTNICLIVFLFIPSLSFAEPSFNLPKEKQPLTEWLSKMSPDVRVEQKSQNYYIDNIFSLNLSGIKPNPNSPQSPSLQEWPTKISPGIRGGNGRTLYYVDGLIPFFRKKNSLFFANPKAVFGSNDTEEMNIGMGYRHLLYNDRMFLGINGYFDTQRSENNFRHNQFGLGLEAIITEWFDLRSNFYFPVSGKRTLPDSVSYRFAQRSFLSHTINNLEEPLRGLDYEGGVLIPGISDIIETRAYFGGYYYDSEIGDDIDGIKGRIEIRPFPLLAINVEIRDDNAFETDILVGGYISIPLSFKGWKDYWKKRGKRKPRERMTDLVVRDIDVVSNKSTRDLGESKVYDMVYVNNSNTGDVDEDGSLDHPYDEMTEGLSALSDGETLYVFQGSKNYEGNFTVSNQNTIIWGEGHEAFPGCGGDDHYPVLDGNAAGDVFTVSADNVEIRGLQIQNSGSRGIHAENRNGGNIHHNILTNNGSGLSVWSNILDNTVSNWTVANNTISNNSNYGIYFYGAAHLSNFVFSRNRLINNENGFRMTLNSSPTISNFTFTNNTITGNTNYGININEESLHAVATFNNVNFGDASAGTGGYNSIYNNGTADFYEATNDSFTAQNNYWGGEEPKLVVGNNAVNYTPWLTTDPN, from the coding sequence ATGCAAGACCATACTGAACCTTTGAAAAAGGCCTGTTATTTTCTCAAGGTTTGTCTTGGCTCTTCTCTTTATCTTTTTCTAACAAATATATGTTTGATCGTTTTTTTATTCATTCCATCTCTTTCTTTTGCAGAACCAAGCTTTAATCTGCCCAAAGAAAAGCAGCCCCTTACAGAGTGGCTTTCTAAGATGAGCCCTGATGTGAGGGTTGAGCAAAAGAGCCAGAACTACTACATCGATAATATCTTTTCTCTCAATCTTTCAGGCATAAAACCAAACCCAAACTCCCCCCAGAGCCCATCTCTTCAGGAATGGCCTACAAAGATAAGCCCGGGCATAAGGGGAGGGAACGGAAGGACCCTTTACTATGTGGATGGTCTCATCCCCTTTTTCAGGAAAAAGAACTCCCTTTTCTTTGCTAACCCAAAGGCTGTCTTTGGGAGCAACGATACAGAAGAGATGAACATAGGCATGGGTTACCGCCATCTTCTCTATAATGACAGGATGTTTCTCGGTATCAACGGCTACTTTGACACGCAGAGAAGCGAGAACAACTTCCGCCACAACCAGTTCGGCCTGGGATTAGAAGCCATTATCACAGAGTGGTTTGATCTTCGCTCAAACTTCTACTTCCCTGTATCCGGCAAGAGGACTCTTCCTGATAGTGTCTCCTACAGGTTCGCTCAGAGGAGCTTTCTTTCCCATACCATCAACAACCTTGAGGAGCCCTTGCGGGGTCTTGATTATGAGGGGGGTGTTCTCATCCCAGGTATCTCTGATATCATCGAGACAAGGGCTTATTTTGGGGGTTATTACTACGATTCAGAGATCGGGGATGACATTGACGGCATCAAGGGAAGGATAGAGATAAGGCCATTTCCTCTTTTAGCTATCAATGTCGAGATAAGGGATGACAATGCCTTTGAAACAGATATTCTTGTGGGCGGATACATCTCCATTCCTCTTTCCTTTAAGGGGTGGAAGGACTACTGGAAAAAGAGGGGCAAGAGGAAGCCGAGAGAACGAATGACCGACCTTGTGGTGAGGGACATTGATGTTGTATCGAACAAGAGCACCAGAGACTTGGGTGAAAGTAAAGTGTATGACATGGTCTATGTGAACAACTCCAATACAGGTGATGTGGATGAGGATGGTTCACTCGACCATCCCTACGATGAAATGACCGAGGGCTTGAGCGCCCTTTCTGATGGCGAAACCCTGTATGTGTTCCAGGGAAGCAAGAACTACGAAGGCAACTTTACTGTGAGCAACCAGAACACCATTATCTGGGGAGAAGGCCATGAGGCATTCCCCGGATGCGGAGGAGACGACCACTATCCTGTTCTTGACGGAAATGCTGCAGGGGATGTGTTCACTGTCTCAGCGGACAACGTGGAGATAAGGGGTTTACAGATACAGAACAGCGGAAGCAGAGGCATCCACGCAGAAAACAGGAACGGAGGAAATATCCATCATAATATCTTAACAAATAATGGTAGTGGTTTGTCTGTCTGGAGTAATATACTAGACAATACGGTTTCCAACTGGACAGTTGCCAACAATACCATCTCTAATAATAGTAATTACGGGATTTATTTTTATGGCGCGGCGCATCTTTCCAATTTTGTTTTTTCAAGAAACAGGCTTATTAATAATGAGAATGGATTTAGGATGACCCTAAATTCTTCCCCTACAATCTCCAATTTTACCTTCACGAACAACACAATTACAGGGAATACAAATTATGGCATTAACATAAATGAAGAAAGCTTGCATGCTGTTGCCACTTTTAATAATGTTAATTTTGGTGATGCATCTGCAGGCACTGGAGGATACAACTCGATTTATAATAATGGCACAGCCGATTTTTATGAAGCTACCAATGACAGCTTCACAGCACAGAACAACTACTGGGGCGGCGAAGAGCCGAAACTTGTGGTGGGTAATAATGCCGTTAACTACACCCCTTGGCTGACCACTGACCCGAATTAA
- a CDS encoding inverse autotransporter beta domain-containing protein, whose product MQDHIEPLKKSCYSLKVCLSSSLYLFIANICLIVFLLIPSLSFAEPSFSLPQGKQPLTEWLSKMSPDVRVEQKSQNYYIDNIFSLNLSGKEPNPNSPQSQSLQEWPAKISPGLRGGNGRTLYYVDGLIPFFRKKNSLFFANPRAVFGSNDTEEVNIGMGYRHLLFNDKMFLGINGYFDTQRSENNYRHNQLGLGLEAIITEWFDLRSNFYFPVSGKRTLSEGTGYRFAQRSFLSHTINNFEEPLRGLDYEGGVLIPGISDIIETRAYLGGYNYDSEIGDDINGIKGRIEIRPFPLLAINVEIRDDNAFETDVLVGGYISIPLSFKGWKDYFKKRGKRKPRERMTDLVVRDIDVVSNKSTRESNEQKIYDMVYVDNRNTTGIEDGSLDHPYDTMTEGLSALSDGETLYVFQGSGNYTASLLNPFIVSNQNTIIWGEGHEAFPGCGGGGYPVLDGDNLALPGLRVSADNVEIRGLKVQNSGFAGYAGIYGFDVSGGNIHHNILTNNADGLRVESAVSPVVNNWTVANNTISNNSNYGILLHNHGNLSDFTFSHNTITGNDYGITFADNDPTDMKLGNAATGEGGYNSIYNNTIADFFESTGYSFTAQNNYWGGDKPKLVGGNDDVNYTPWLTTDPN is encoded by the coding sequence ATGCAAGACCATATTGAACCTTTGAAAAAGTCCTGTTATTCCCTCAAGGTTTGTCTTAGCTCTTCTCTTTATCTTTTTATAGCAAATATATGCCTGATCGTTTTTTTATTGATTCCATCTCTTTCTTTTGCAGAACCAAGCTTTAGCCTGCCCCAAGGAAAACAGCCCCTTACAGAGTGGCTTTCTAAGATGAGCCCTGATGTAAGGGTTGAGCAAAAGAGCCAGAACTACTACATCGATAATATCTTTTCTCTCAATCTTTCAGGAAAAGAACCAAACCCAAATTCCCCTCAGAGCCAATCTCTTCAGGAGTGGCCGGCAAAGATAAGCCCGGGCTTAAGGGGAGGGAACGGAAGGACGCTTTACTATGTGGATGGACTCATCCCCTTTTTCAGGAAAAAGAACTCCCTTTTCTTTGCCAACCCAAGGGCTGTCTTTGGGAGCAACGATACAGAAGAAGTGAACATAGGCATGGGTTACCGCCATCTTCTCTTTAACGATAAGATGTTTCTCGGCATCAACGGCTACTTTGACACGCAGAGAAGCGAGAACAACTATCGCCATAACCAGCTCGGCTTGGGATTAGAGGCCATCATCACAGAGTGGTTTGATCTTCGGTCAAACTTCTACTTCCCTGTATCCGGAAAAAGGACGCTTTCCGAGGGCACCGGCTACAGGTTCGCTCAGAGGAGCTTTCTTTCCCATACCATCAACAACTTTGAGGAGCCGCTGAGGGGCCTTGATTATGAGGGGGGTGTTCTCATCCCTGGCATCTCCGATATCATTGAGACAAGGGCCTATCTTGGGGGCTACAACTACGATTCAGAGATAGGGGATGACATTAACGGCATCAAGGGAAGGATAGAGATAAGGCCCTTTCCCCTCTTGGCTATCAATGTGGAGATAAGGGATGACAATGCCTTTGAAACAGATGTCCTTGTGGGCGGATACATCTCCATCCCCCTTTCGTTCAAGGGGTGGAAGGACTACTTTAAGAAGAGGGGCAAAAGAAAGCCGAGGGAGAGGATGACCGACCTTGTGGTGAGGGACATTGATGTTGTATCTAACAAAAGCACAAGAGAATCGAACGAACAAAAAATATACGACATGGTCTATGTAGACAACAGGAACACCACAGGAATCGAGGACGGCTCACTCGACCATCCCTACGATACCATGACCGAGGGCTTGAGCGCCCTCTCGGACGGCGAAACCCTGTATGTGTTCCAGGGAAGCGGGAACTACACGGCCTCCCTTCTCAACCCTTTTATCGTGAGCAACCAGAACACCATTATCTGGGGAGAAGGTCATGAGGCATTCCCCGGATGCGGAGGAGGGGGCTATCCTGTTCTTGACGGAGATAATTTAGCATTACCTGGTCTCAGGGTATCAGCGGACAACGTTGAGATAAGGGGTTTAAAAGTACAGAACAGCGGATTTGCCGGATATGCAGGCATTTATGGATTTGATGTGAGCGGAGGAAATATCCATCATAATATCTTAACAAATAATGCTGATGGTTTGAGGGTTGAGAGCGCTGTAAGTCCAGTAGTCAACAATTGGACAGTAGCCAACAATACCATCTCTAATAATAGTAATTACGGGATTCTTCTTCACAACCACGGCAATCTTTCCGATTTCACGTTTTCGCACAACACCATCACCGGCAACGATTATGGTATTACTTTCGCCGACAACGACCCTACTGACATGAAGCTGGGCAATGCAGCCACAGGAGAGGGAGGATACAATTCGATTTACAACAACACAATAGCAGATTTTTTTGAATCTACTGGTTACAGCTTCACAGCACAGAACAATTACTGGGGCGGCGACAAGCCGAAACTTGTGGGTGGTAATGATGATGTTAACTACACCCCTTGGCTGACCACTGACCCGAATTAA
- the bioB gene encoding biotin synthase BioB, whose product MVLNPFVRDIGEKILREEPIEYKEALELISLGDEHLFDILFFSDKIRKKYKGNKVNLCSIVNAKSGRCAEDCAFCAQSAYFKTDIQEYPLLNQDDILNKAQNAKRIGAHEFSIVTSGKALKEDELERVTSFISTLKDSNSIIRCASLGMLSKEMALSLKEAGLQNYHHNLETSKSFFNNICTTHSYGENFETIKIAKEAGLYVCCGGIVGMGETKEQRIELAFALRELDVDSVPINFLNPIKETGLEKRPLMEPMEALKTIALFRFILPKKEIVICGGREVTLRDLQPMMFMAGASGILIGDYLTTKGRKPKEDLQMIKDLGLEI is encoded by the coding sequence ATGGTTTTAAACCCGTTTGTTAGAGATATCGGTGAGAAGATTTTAAGGGAAGAGCCGATCGAATACAAGGAGGCCTTAGAGCTTATAAGTCTTGGTGATGAGCATCTCTTTGATATCCTCTTCTTTTCAGATAAGATTCGAAAAAAATATAAGGGAAATAAAGTTAATCTCTGTTCGATTGTGAATGCCAAGTCAGGGAGATGTGCTGAGGATTGTGCCTTCTGTGCTCAGTCAGCATATTTCAAGACCGATATTCAGGAATATCCCCTTTTAAATCAAGATGATATCTTAAACAAAGCCCAAAATGCCAAAAGAATAGGCGCGCATGAGTTCAGCATTGTTACGAGCGGAAAGGCATTAAAAGAGGATGAGCTTGAGCGCGTTACCAGCTTTATATCCACTCTCAAGGACAGCAACAGCATTATCAGGTGTGCTTCTCTCGGCATGTTGAGTAAAGAAATGGCTCTAAGCTTAAAAGAGGCAGGCCTCCAGAATTATCACCACAACTTAGAGACATCAAAGAGCTTTTTCAATAACATCTGCACGACCCATTCTTACGGCGAAAATTTTGAGACCATTAAGATTGCCAAAGAGGCAGGGCTCTATGTCTGCTGCGGAGGAATCGTTGGGATGGGAGAGACTAAAGAGCAGAGGATTGAGCTCGCTTTTGCGCTTCGGGAGCTCGATGTCGATTCTGTTCCCATCAATTTTCTCAATCCAATTAAAGAGACAGGTTTAGAAAAAAGGCCTTTGATGGAGCCAATGGAGGCGCTAAAGACAATCGCGCTTTTTCGATTTATCCTTCCCAAAAAAGAGATTGTCATCTGCGGAGGAAGGGAAGTGACCCTAAGAGACCTCCAGCCCATGATGTTCATGGCAGGTGCGAGCGGGATACTGATTGGGGACTATCTGACAACTAAGGGAAGAAAGCCAAAAGAAGACCTGCAGATGATAAAAGATTTGGGATTAGAGATATGA
- the bioF gene encoding 8-amino-7-oxononanoate synthase gives MKEIREELDILKEKGLYRWLRSIKGEQGPFINLGGKRVLNLSSNNYLGLANHPKVKEALISATEKYGASAGASRLISGNIEIYDELEERISKFKGVERALVFSSGYMANIGIISSFVGKDDVIFSDKLNHASIIDGCMLSRAMFKRFPHKDMEKLEALLKDSSKYRRRLIITEGVFSMDGDIAPLPEIIQLAKKYSAYVMLDDAHATGVLGKNGKGTMEYFGLDEGIDILMGTFGKALGVFGAYVGGKKEIREYFINRARSFIFTTGLPPGVVGAIIKAIEIAEKEGGLREWLWRNAVFFRTWLKELGFDTMESNTQIIPILIGDTKKTMDMTEMLLKEGVFAQGIRPPTVPQGYARLRTTVMATHSIEDLEKALNIFKKAGRELNII, from the coding sequence ATGAAGGAAATAAGAGAAGAACTGGATATACTCAAAGAAAAGGGGCTCTATCGGTGGCTGAGGAGTATTAAAGGTGAACAGGGGCCTTTTATTAACCTTGGAGGGAAAAGGGTTTTAAACCTCTCCTCAAACAACTATCTCGGTCTTGCAAACCATCCCAAGGTCAAAGAGGCGCTTATCAGTGCTACAGAGAAATATGGAGCCAGTGCTGGTGCTTCGAGGCTCATCTCAGGCAATATCGAAATCTATGATGAATTAGAAGAGAGGATTTCAAAGTTTAAGGGAGTTGAGCGGGCCTTAGTATTCAGCAGCGGTTATATGGCAAACATAGGGATTATCTCCTCTTTTGTTGGTAAGGACGATGTCATCTTCTCAGACAAACTCAACCATGCAAGCATTATTGATGGGTGTATGCTGAGCAGAGCAATGTTCAAGCGGTTCCCCCACAAAGATATGGAGAAGTTAGAGGCTTTGTTAAAGGATTCCTCTAAATACAGAAGGAGGCTCATTATTACAGAAGGGGTGTTCAGCATGGATGGAGACATTGCTCCTTTGCCTGAGATAATTCAGCTCGCCAAGAAATATTCTGCATATGTTATGCTGGATGATGCCCATGCCACAGGTGTTTTAGGAAAGAATGGAAAGGGGACAATGGAGTATTTTGGTTTGGATGAGGGCATCGATATCCTCATGGGAACCTTTGGAAAGGCTCTGGGTGTGTTCGGTGCCTATGTTGGGGGAAAGAAGGAAATAAGGGAATATTTCATCAATCGGGCAAGGAGTTTTATCTTTACAACAGGCCTTCCACCAGGTGTTGTTGGTGCCATTATAAAGGCCATAGAGATCGCTGAGAAAGAGGGAGGGCTAAGGGAGTGGCTCTGGAGAAATGCGGTCTTTTTCAGGACGTGGCTAAAGGAGCTCGGGTTTGATACTATGGAGAGCAACACGCAGATTATCCCCATACTTATTGGCGATACCAAAAAGACCATGGATATGACAGAGATGCTCCTAAAAGAGGGGGTTTTTGCACAGGGGATCAGGCCACCAACTGTGCCTCAGGGATATGCAAGGCTTCGGACCACTGTCATGGCAACGCATAGCATCGAGGACCTTGAAAAGGCCCTCAATATCTTTAAAAAGGCAGGCAGAGAATTAAATATCATCTGA
- the bioA gene encoding adenosylmethionine--8-amino-7-oxononanoate transaminase, whose product MKKERKKRNVLLERDDKRYIWHPFTQMKDYLKEKPLIIEEGSGVFLKDIYGKKYLDGVSSLWVNIHGHQKKEIDRAMSSQLKKVAHSTMLGISNVPAIEFAKKLIGIAPKGLNKIFYSDNGSTAVEIGLKIAFQYWQQKSKKFSKKTKFITLRNAYHGDTIGSVSVGGIDLFHSIYKPLLFKTFKAESPYCYRCPLKLSYPECNIKCLDSIENIMKKRGDEIAALVIEPLIQAAAGMIVQPPLYLKRVRELCRKYKILMIVDEVATGFGRTGKMFACEHEGVVPDIMALAKGISGGYLPLAATLTTEEIFSGFLGEYKDFRTFFHGHSYTGNPLACASGIANLEIFKKKKTLQILQGKILYLKKRLEKYRQLRHVGDIRQAGFMVGIELVLYKETKKPYSLEKKIGIRVIMEARKRGLIIRPLGNVIVILPPLSISKMDLGRMTDIIYESIKKVTER is encoded by the coding sequence ATGAAAAAAGAGAGAAAAAAGAGAAATGTTCTTTTAGAGAGGGATGATAAGAGATATATCTGGCATCCCTTTACGCAGATGAAGGATTATCTCAAGGAAAAACCCCTTATCATCGAGGAGGGAAGCGGGGTTTTTTTAAAGGATATCTATGGGAAAAAATATCTGGATGGGGTCTCCTCTTTATGGGTCAATATCCACGGCCATCAAAAAAAAGAGATTGACAGAGCAATGAGCTCCCAGTTGAAAAAGGTGGCCCATTCAACAATGCTCGGCATATCGAATGTTCCTGCAATCGAGTTTGCTAAAAAATTAATAGGGATTGCTCCAAAGGGCCTGAATAAAATCTTTTATTCAGATAATGGCTCGACCGCTGTGGAGATCGGGTTAAAAATAGCTTTCCAGTACTGGCAGCAAAAATCCAAAAAATTTTCAAAAAAGACAAAGTTCATCACGCTTAGAAATGCCTATCACGGTGATACAATCGGCTCTGTGAGCGTTGGGGGGATTGACCTTTTTCATTCAATCTATAAACCCCTTTTATTTAAGACATTTAAGGCTGAGTCTCCCTACTGCTACCGCTGTCCTTTGAAGCTCTCTTATCCAGAGTGTAATATTAAGTGCCTGGATTCAATAGAAAATATCATGAAGAAAAGGGGAGATGAGATAGCTGCCCTTGTTATCGAACCCCTTATCCAGGCAGCAGCTGGGATGATTGTCCAGCCCCCTTTATATTTAAAAAGGGTACGGGAGCTGTGCAGGAAATATAAGATTTTGATGATTGTTGATGAGGTCGCAACAGGTTTTGGGAGAACAGGGAAGATGTTTGCCTGTGAACATGAGGGAGTTGTTCCAGATATCATGGCACTGGCAAAGGGGATAAGCGGCGGATATCTCCCCTTGGCTGCCACACTGACAACAGAAGAGATATTCAGCGGTTTTTTAGGGGAGTATAAGGATTTCAGGACCTTCTTCCACGGCCATTCATACACAGGAAATCCCCTGGCATGTGCATCAGGCATAGCTAATTTAGAAATATTTAAGAAGAAAAAGACCCTCCAGATCTTACAGGGGAAAATTCTCTATTTAAAGAAGCGACTGGAGAAATACAGACAGTTAAGACATGTGGGAGATATCAGACAGGCCGGTTTTATGGTAGGAATTGAACTGGTCCTGTATAAGGAGACAAAAAAGCCCTATTCTCTGGAGAAGAAGATAGGGATAAGGGTTATCATGGAGGCGAGAAAAAGGGGACTGATTATCAGGCCGCTTGGAAATGTGATTGTCATTCTTCCTCCGCTATCTATTTCAAAGATGGATTTAGGGAGGATGACTGATATCATATATGAATCGATAAAAAAGGTTACGGAGAGATGA
- the bioD gene encoding dethiobiotin synthase, with the protein MKGIFVTGTDTWVGKTVIAGGIAAALKDEGIDVGVMKPIESGCRVVDGRKIPTDTLFLKVMAGTNDPLELINSYSLEKPLAPSVAAKREGIEIDADKILSDYKKLKGRHKFLIVEGLGGLMVPIKKGFFVSDLIKLMKLPALVVTRANLGTINHTLLTVNHATHLKIKVFGVIINHLSKDRGLAEKTNPGVLKELLGVPIIGDFPYSPKIIEKKGLLIDLIKKNIDISSILKQI; encoded by the coding sequence ATGAAAGGGATTTTTGTTACAGGGACAGATACTTGGGTGGGAAAGACAGTTATTGCCGGGGGAATTGCCGCTGCCCTAAAGGATGAAGGAATCGATGTTGGAGTGATGAAGCCGATTGAGAGCGGATGCAGAGTGGTTGATGGAAGAAAAATTCCCACTGATACCCTTTTTCTCAAGGTTATGGCAGGGACAAACGATCCCCTTGAATTGATTAACTCCTATTCTTTGGAAAAGCCCCTCGCACCCTCTGTGGCTGCAAAGAGAGAGGGAATTGAAATTGATGCCGATAAGATTTTAAGTGATTATAAGAAACTAAAGGGGAGGCATAAGTTTCTGATAGTTGAGGGTTTAGGCGGTCTCATGGTTCCTATTAAAAAGGGATTTTTTGTTTCAGATTTGATAAAGTTGATGAAACTCCCTGCTTTGGTTGTGACCAGAGCCAACCTCGGGACAATCAACCATACCCTCCTCACTGTAAATCATGCAACTCATTTAAAAATAAAGGTTTTTGGTGTTATTATCAATCATCTCTCCAAGGATCGTGGATTGGCTGAGAAAACAAACCCAGGTGTTCTCAAAGAGCTCTTGGGAGTTCCCATCATCGGAGACTTTCCTTATTCCCCTAAAATCATTGAAAAAAAAGGACTTCTCATAGATTTAATCAAGAAGAATATCGATATTTCTTCAATCCTGAAGCAGATTTAA